From a single Anaerolineaceae bacterium oral taxon 439 genomic region:
- a CDS encoding carbamate kinase: MEKKVAVVAIGGNSLIKDSKHTSTADQYLAAKETAFHIVDMIESGWDVVVGHGNGPQVGFILQKAEIAYGAIGLPMAGLDVCGAQSQGQIGYALAQNLQNELKRRGINKPVASVIEQTVVDRNDPAFSNPTKPIGGFMTEAEAKKRKAEEGWTVIEDAGRGWRRVVASPIPQEIVELEAIRALISAGIVTISVGGGGIPVIRREDGDLEGIAAVIDKDFGNSLLASLIQADMLLISTAVEKVALNFGKPNETWLDKLSLADAKRYLAEGTHFKGGSMAPKIQACINFLDRGGKSALITNPENIGRALKGETGTWILP; this comes from the coding sequence ATGGAAAAAAAAGTAGCGGTCGTAGCGATCGGCGGTAATTCATTGATCAAGGACAGTAAGCACACCTCAACGGCGGATCAGTACTTAGCGGCGAAGGAAACCGCGTTTCATATTGTCGACATGATCGAAAGCGGTTGGGACGTCGTTGTCGGTCATGGCAACGGTCCGCAGGTGGGTTTCATCCTGCAAAAAGCCGAGATCGCGTACGGCGCTATTGGATTGCCGATGGCGGGGCTGGACGTCTGCGGTGCGCAGAGCCAGGGTCAGATCGGGTACGCGCTGGCGCAGAATCTTCAAAACGAGCTCAAGCGGCGCGGGATTAATAAACCGGTCGCCTCTGTCATCGAGCAAACCGTCGTGGATCGGAACGACCCGGCGTTTTCGAATCCGACGAAGCCGATTGGCGGCTTCATGACCGAGGCGGAGGCGAAGAAGCGGAAGGCGGAAGAAGGCTGGACGGTTATCGAAGACGCAGGCCGCGGCTGGCGGCGCGTCGTCGCTTCGCCGATTCCGCAGGAAATCGTCGAGCTTGAAGCGATCCGGGCGCTGATCAGCGCGGGGATCGTGACGATTTCGGTCGGCGGCGGGGGAATTCCGGTCATTCGCCGCGAGGACGGCGATCTGGAAGGAATCGCGGCGGTCATCGATAAGGATTTCGGGAACAGCCTGCTGGCGAGCCTGATTCAGGCGGATATGCTCCTGATTTCAACGGCGGTTGAAAAGGTTGCGCTGAATTTCGGAAAGCCGAACGAAACGTGGCTGGATAAGCTGTCGCTGGCGGACGCGAAACGTTATCTCGCTGAGGGGACGCATTTCAAAGGCGGATCGATGGCTCCGAAGATCCAGGCCTGTATCAACTTCCTCGATCGCGGCGGAAAATCAGCGCTGATTACGAATCCGGAGAATATCGGCCGGGCGCTGAAGGGCGAAACCGGGACCTGGATCCTTCCGTAA
- a CDS encoding diphosphomevalonate decarboxylase, which translates to MSRATATAQAHPNIAFIKYWGNRDDRLRLPVNGSVSMNLGALTTTTKVTFDGSLRQDSLTINGAAEAAVARVSSVLDEVRRIARIGARARVESVADFPLGVGVASSAAAFSALALAASTAAGLSLSEGEVSRLARLGSGSACRSVPGGFCEWRMGTGDADSIAVSIADADRWDLVDLIAILSTTHKKVGSSAGHPGAATSPYQAARIAGAPGRIEGCREAIRTRDFARLAAISEEDSTLMHCVMMTQRPPLFYWEPASLAIMKAVPEWRLEGLRVFFTLDAGPTVHVLCSGEDANEAERRLRAMPGVNDLLRSGVGGPARIVAAEF; encoded by the coding sequence GTGAGCCGGGCGACCGCGACCGCTCAGGCGCATCCGAACATCGCGTTTATTAAGTATTGGGGGAACCGGGACGATCGTCTCCGCCTTCCGGTTAATGGGTCGGTTTCGATGAATCTGGGAGCGTTGACGACGACGACGAAGGTAACGTTCGACGGTTCGCTGCGTCAGGATTCGCTGACGATTAACGGCGCGGCGGAGGCGGCGGTCGCCCGGGTTTCGTCGGTTCTGGATGAGGTTCGGCGGATCGCGCGGATTGGCGCGCGCGCGCGCGTCGAGTCGGTCGCGGACTTCCCGCTGGGTGTCGGCGTGGCTTCTTCCGCGGCGGCGTTCTCGGCGCTGGCGCTGGCGGCGTCGACGGCGGCGGGGCTTTCGCTGAGCGAGGGAGAGGTTTCGCGTCTGGCGCGGTTGGGCTCCGGTTCGGCCTGCCGTTCGGTCCCGGGCGGGTTCTGCGAATGGCGGATGGGGACGGGCGACGCGGATTCGATCGCCGTTTCGATCGCGGACGCGGATCGTTGGGATCTGGTAGACCTGATCGCGATTTTATCGACGACGCATAAAAAGGTCGGATCTTCCGCGGGTCATCCGGGCGCGGCCACGAGCCCGTATCAGGCGGCGCGGATTGCCGGCGCGCCGGGTCGGATCGAAGGCTGCCGCGAGGCGATCCGGACGCGCGATTTCGCGAGGCTGGCGGCGATTTCGGAAGAGGATTCGACGCTGATGCATTGCGTCATGATGACGCAGCGACCGCCGCTGTTTTACTGGGAACCTGCCTCGCTGGCGATTATGAAAGCGGTTCCTGAATGGCGTCTGGAAGGGCTGCGCGTTTTTTTTACGCTGGACGCGGGCCCGACGGTTCATGTTCTCTGCTCAGGCGAAGACGCGAACGAGGCGGAACGGCGGTTGCGCGCGATGCCGGGCGTGAATGATTTGCTGCGTTCCGGGGTCGGCGGACCGGCGCGAATCGTCGCCGCGGAATTTTAA
- a CDS encoding PadR family transcriptional regulator — protein sequence MSGDSIRGYTDIIVLYLIRNEPDYGYSISKRIRSKSAEKYAIKETTLYSAFARLEKNGFIESFDGTISEGGRRTYYRITEAGSEYYRIKCDEWQLTKEVVDKFIATTAN from the coding sequence ATCAGCGGAGACAGCATCCGCGGGTACACGGACATCATCGTCCTCTACCTGATCCGGAATGAACCGGATTACGGATATTCGATCTCGAAACGAATCCGATCGAAAAGCGCGGAAAAATACGCTATAAAGGAAACGACCCTGTACAGCGCGTTCGCCCGGCTCGAAAAAAACGGATTCATCGAATCGTTCGACGGAACGATCAGCGAAGGCGGACGCCGAACCTACTATCGGATTACGGAAGCCGGAAGCGAATACTACCGGATAAAATGTGACGAATGGCAATTGACAAAAGAAGTCGTCGACAAATTTATCGCGACGACAGCTAACTAA
- a CDS encoding aromatic amino acid aminotransferase (catalyzes the transamination of the aromatic amino acid forming a ketoacid; first step in aromatic amino acid degradation in lactococci), translating to MPVKLSFRAESIQPSAIRRYFDVPKDVVSLGIGEPDFSSPDCVVQAAVAGLQGSETHYTANLGIAGLRTAISDHLFNLYGVRYDPDDEIIVTVGCSEALFLALAATVNPGDEVIVITPCFVSYQAAVYLASGIPVEIPCTIENDFDLDVATIEAAITPKTRAILFGFPCNPTGAVASREALTRLTQLALKYDLAMISDELYDQLVFVGEHVCAPSIPGAFDRTFLVGGFSKNYAMTGFRIGYICGPRNLLNGAYKIHQYLIMSAPTLAQLGAIAALKDGAEDVVRMRNEYDRRRKLLYKTLNEFGLRTAEPKGAFYIFPEIRSTGLTSEAFAGRLLNEKRVALIPGNGFGKGGEGFVRISYATAYEKIEIALERIRSFLKDL from the coding sequence ATGCCTGTTAAGTTATCGTTCCGTGCGGAATCGATTCAACCGTCCGCGATTCGCCGTTATTTTGATGTCCCGAAGGACGTCGTTTCGCTGGGGATCGGCGAACCCGATTTCTCGTCGCCGGACTGCGTCGTTCAGGCCGCGGTCGCCGGGCTTCAGGGCAGCGAAACGCACTATACCGCGAATCTTGGGATTGCCGGGCTGCGAACCGCGATCTCGGATCATCTTTTCAATCTTTACGGCGTTCGTTATGACCCCGACGACGAGATTATCGTCACGGTCGGCTGCTCCGAGGCGCTTTTCCTGGCGCTGGCGGCGACCGTCAATCCTGGGGACGAAGTCATTGTGATTACGCCCTGTTTCGTCTCGTATCAGGCGGCGGTTTACCTCGCTTCCGGGATTCCCGTTGAAATTCCCTGCACGATCGAGAACGATTTCGATCTCGACGTCGCGACCATCGAAGCGGCGATAACGCCGAAAACGCGGGCGATCCTGTTCGGATTCCCCTGCAATCCCACGGGCGCGGTCGCTTCGCGTGAGGCGTTGACGCGGTTGACGCAGCTGGCTTTAAAATATGATCTCGCGATGATTTCGGACGAGCTGTATGATCAGCTTGTTTTTGTGGGGGAGCATGTCTGCGCGCCGAGTATTCCGGGCGCGTTCGACCGGACCTTCCTCGTCGGCGGATTTTCGAAAAATTACGCGATGACCGGATTCCGGATCGGGTATATCTGCGGTCCGCGAAACTTACTGAACGGGGCATATAAGATTCATCAATACCTGATCATGTCCGCGCCAACGCTGGCGCAGCTGGGCGCGATCGCGGCGCTGAAAGATGGGGCGGAAGACGTCGTGCGTATGCGCAATGAATATGACCGGCGGCGGAAGCTGCTGTACAAGACGCTGAACGAATTCGGTCTTCGGACGGCGGAACCGAAAGGTGCGTTTTATATCTTCCCGGAAATCCGGTCGACCGGGCTGACGAGCGAGGCGTTCGCCGGGCGGCTCCTGAACGAGAAGCGCGTCGCGCTGATTCCGGGGAATGGATTCGGGAAGGGCGGCGAAGGGTTCGTTCGGATTTCATACGCGACGGCGTATGAAAAAATCGAGATCGCGTTGGAACGGATCCGGAGTTTCCTGAAGGACCTGTAA
- a CDS encoding cell filamentation protein Fic: MDCRNRSGRIIKQLAGYSAFIPKQLPPNPALQITEAILTQLSEADRKIGRLDGLTTVLPNPNLFVSMYVTKEALLSSQIEGTQATLLDVIQVDELSGMKKREASEVVNYVAALNYGIERLDDLPLSLRLIREIHKILLRGVRGQNKRPGEFRITQNWIGASGCLLKDASFVPPPPDEMMAALSDLELFMQPSNTIPKLIQIALIHAQFEMIHPFLDGNGRVGRLLITFWLYDQKILNYPLLYISYYLKKHRIEYYDRLREVSEFGKWEEWVLFFLRAVATTAESATSCGREIINLKERLRSSFHKERKNKANVETLIDLLFETPILTITEIQKKLEITYPTAKSLVELFAEKNVLTPATPNQRRNRSYLFTEYLNILSEGTELESSDS, encoded by the coding sequence ATGGATTGCAGGAACCGAAGCGGACGTATTATTAAACAACTTGCCGGTTATTCAGCTTTTATCCCCAAGCAGCTCCCCCCAAACCCGGCGCTGCAAATAACGGAAGCGATATTGACCCAGCTCTCAGAAGCGGATCGAAAAATCGGGCGATTGGATGGATTAACGACAGTATTGCCCAACCCCAATCTTTTTGTCTCAATGTACGTCACAAAAGAAGCGCTGCTCAGTTCCCAGATCGAGGGGACGCAAGCGACACTCCTCGACGTAATTCAGGTAGACGAGCTTTCCGGAATGAAAAAGCGTGAAGCGTCAGAAGTCGTTAACTATGTTGCAGCGCTGAATTATGGAATAGAAAGGCTGGACGATCTTCCGCTGAGCCTTCGATTAATTCGGGAAATCCATAAGATCCTGCTTCGCGGCGTAAGGGGACAAAATAAAAGACCAGGAGAGTTTCGCATAACGCAAAACTGGATTGGCGCAAGCGGCTGCCTTTTAAAAGATGCGAGCTTTGTTCCCCCGCCGCCGGATGAAATGATGGCAGCGCTTTCAGATCTCGAATTGTTCATGCAGCCAAGCAATACGATCCCAAAACTGATACAAATCGCGCTGATCCATGCGCAATTTGAAATGATTCATCCTTTTCTCGATGGGAATGGGAGAGTTGGGCGCCTTCTGATTACCTTCTGGCTCTATGATCAAAAAATACTCAATTATCCATTGCTATACATCAGCTACTACCTGAAAAAACATCGCATCGAATATTACGACAGGTTGAGAGAAGTCAGCGAATTTGGAAAATGGGAAGAGTGGGTCCTGTTTTTCCTCCGAGCCGTGGCGACAACTGCAGAATCCGCAACGTCATGCGGAAGAGAAATTATCAATTTAAAAGAGAGACTTCGATCCAGTTTTCACAAAGAAAGAAAAAACAAGGCGAATGTCGAGACCTTGATCGACCTCCTTTTTGAAACGCCAATACTGACGATAACAGAAATCCAGAAAAAACTCGAAATAACGTATCCAACAGCAAAATCCCTCGTCGAGTTATTCGCTGAGAAAAACGTTTTAACGCCGGCGACGCCAAATCAGAGAAGAAACCGTTCCTATTTATTTACAGAATATTTAAATATATTAAGCGAAGGGACGGAGCTTGAATCGTCGGATTCATAA